GAAAACCGAAGGGTAAAATCACCTATTATCAGGTTGAAAAATTTTCAACCCTGCGTGAAATGCTGGACAAATCCGCCGCCGAAGCCGGCGATACTGTCGCATTCCGCTATAAAGAAAACGAGCATGATTACGAAAAGACCTACTCCGAATTTTTATCCGATACCGAAGCTCTCGGCGCGGCTCTGACCGATCTCGGGCATCGCACCGACCACATCGCATGCATCGGCATTAACAGCTACCGCTGGGCTGTGACTTACCTGACCGTGGTCAAGAGCGCCTGCGTATTCGTTCCGATCGACAAAGAGCTTCCCTCCGACGACATCATCAACATTCTCATTCACAGCGACAGCCGCGCGGTTTTCTGCGATGCGCACTACCTTCCGATTCTCAAGGAAAACGCACACCGCCTGCCCGACATCGAGAACGTGATTTGTTTTGACAAGACCGACGCGGCAATTGGAACTTTACGTCTGTACGACTTCGACACTCTACTCGAGAACGGCAAGTCCATGGATAAGCATGAGTACGATATACTACAAAACGACCCGATGAAGTTACGTATGCTGGTGTATACTTCCGGAACGACCGGCATGGCAAAAGGAGTCATGCTGTCCGAACACAACCTCGTCTCGAGCATTTATTACGGCCTCCAGGTCTCGACGGTCTATGACACCTGCCTCTCGGTACTGCCCTATCACCATACCTACGAGGCGGTCAGCGGCATTTTGGTCTCACTGCACCACCATTCCACAATCTGCATCAACGATAAAATCCGCAATGTCCAAAAGAATCTGATGCAATATCACCCCTCCTATGTCTATCTGGTTCCGGCATTCGCGGAGTTTTTCTATAAAAAGATCAACGAGAGCATCGACAAGACCGGCAAGCGTCAGGATTTTGACAAAGCAATCAAGATTTCAAATGCCCTACTCAAAGTGGGCATCGACGTCCGCCGCAAGCTGTTTAAAAACATCCACGAGCAGTTCGGCGGGCGGCTTATCAAGATCGTGTGCGGCGGCGCTCCGATCCGGCCCGAAGTCGGCGATTTTTTCAACGCCATCGGCATCAACCTGATCAACGGTTATGGCATTACCGAGTGCTCGCCGCTGGTCTCGGCTAACAATGACACCTTCAATGATCCCACGACGGTCGGCGTTAAATTGCCTTGTGTCGACATCAAAATCGACAATGAGACCGAAGACGGCACCGGCGAAATCTGTGTGCGCGGCGACGTCGTGATGATGGGCTATTATAAAAACCTCGAACAGACCGCCAAAGTGTTAGTCGACGGTTGGTTTTATACCGGCGACTACGGCCGTATGAACGATTACGGCCAGCTCTTGATTACAGGCCGCAAAAAGAATATTATCGTGCTCTCGAACGGCAAAAACGTCTATCCCGAGGAGATCGAGGCCTACATTGCCCGCCTGCCCTACAT
This window of the Oscillospiraceae bacterium genome carries:
- a CDS encoding AMP-binding protein, whose amino-acid sequence is MAKSRKPKGKITYYQVEKFSTLREMLDKSAAEAGDTVAFRYKENEHDYEKTYSEFLSDTEALGAALTDLGHRTDHIACIGINSYRWAVTYLTVVKSACVFVPIDKELPSDDIINILIHSDSRAVFCDAHYLPILKENAHRLPDIENVICFDKTDAAIGTLRLYDFDTLLENGKSMDKHEYDILQNDPMKLRMLVYTSGTTGMAKGVMLSEHNLVSSIYYGLQVSTVYDTCLSVLPYHHTYEAVSGILVSLHHHSTICINDKIRNVQKNLMQYHPSYVYLVPAFAEFFYKKINESIDKTGKRQDFDKAIKISNALLKVGIDVRRKLFKNIHEQFGGRLIKIVCGGAPIRPEVGDFFNAIGINLINGYGITECSPLVSANNDTFNDPTTVGVKLPCVDIKIDNETEDGTGEICVRGDVVMMGYYKNLEQTAKVLVDGWFYTGDYGRMNDYGQLLITGRKKNIIVLSNGKNVYPEEIEAYIARLPYITDVIVSSDASKHGEQFSLIAEIYCEEGVSDHSNLDVLGEIQSACAGLPPYKMISKVVIRTEPFPKTTTNKIKRNYAS